In Meleagris gallopavo isolate NT-WF06-2002-E0010 breed Aviagen turkey brand Nicholas breeding stock chromosome 6, Turkey_5.1, whole genome shotgun sequence, the genomic stretch AACTTTCACTCCTTTGCTAAGTGCTCTTGTTGCACATAAGTTCAAGCtaccatttccattttcttttcctgcaggcTTTTCCTCTAGGTGCCTGAAGTTTTGTTCCTATGAATCTAGAAAATGCATGCAATTAATCTAGTTCTCCTGCATACCAAAGAAATAATTCCTGAATTCACATCAGCCTTGCAGTTCTGCTTAAATCCAGTTATTTGCCAGGCTTTTCCATGTGAGGTTTCTAGCAGTAGGGGTTATTTGCCAAATGAAGGAGATAAGATGCTGCTGGTGTTTCCTCTCCAGCTTTTAATCTAACCCCAAACAAGgtagataaatatttttcaggcaGCTCCTCTTTGGCTTCCCAGTGCATCGCAGTCTAGTTGCAGGCTTTCTGCACAGCAGTTACCTTACTTGCTGTTCTCGAGGAAAGCAAATCATCTTGCTTGCTCTGAAAAGGTGAGCAAGGAGGCTCTAATACTTACTAATCAGATGATTGGCAGTAGGCAGCCAGACTCCCCAGATCCTTGTCAGtgccagaaggctgtgctgcgTTGCTGAACTCAAGCTGCTTCAGAGCAGAATCCTGAGTATTTGCCATCTCTATGGCATGGTGAGTGTAGGAGATGATACAGGCTCTGCTGAGAGGTCCAAATTGTCATCTCTTGGAAGCCCTACTGGTTTTCTTTGCCTTAAGTGAGGTTTTCAGGAAGCATCACCACAGGTGCAGCATAGTACTAGCACTTGCATAATCAGCACAGGTCTTTGCAGCCCATGCATTCAAATTGCTCTTTATTGAATGTCTGCTTTTATCGTgcatacctttttttttttttatctttcagcATTGAGCGTTTGAATgctaacttttctttcttcaggtGTTGGGATTACAGTGGtgggttggttgtttttttttttttttgctttctttttaccTTAAACACCACTTGGCCTAAACAGTCGTTGTCGTTCCAGGTGTATGTATTGAAACGACCACATGTGGATGAATTTCTTCAAAGGATGGGAGAGCTCTTTGAATGTGTCCTCTTCACAGCAAGTCTAGCCAAGGTTTGTTCCTCTTTTCATCCCTTTAACTCATATCAGCCTGGGCTTTGGGTTGGCTTTTCTACGGCTAATTATTTCCACGGTTTGGCACTATCTtaatttttccccttcttttctgcttctttgtctGACAGTGTGTACTTTGTCTGCTAGTGTGTGGGTAAGTGTTCCCATGGTGACGCTATCACATATGGGCTCGGCTCATCATGTAGCCTCCATGCATTGCTCATAATGCCAATATGAAAGGCTTGCAAGTTACCATGGTTATAGTGAGAAATTAGAACAAATAGCGTGCAAGTACAGCAGTGTATTAAAGCTGGGCACGaaataaaacactgtatttAACACTACCCTCATGATCAAACAGTGACTCAGATATTTATTGCGTATGAAAAACTTGGTTGGTGTTTTTGTCCTGTCAAGGTGCAATTGGAGTCTGTGGTTAGGAAATCAGACATTTTGTTTGAAGCTTGAAATATCAACAGGAATATTTTGTGCCCTCTGGTAGCAGTAGTGCCTTGTAGGTAGTGTTGTGGTAGACACTGCAGTAGTGGACGCCTAAAATGCGATTCTTCTTAAGTATTGTGTTTGTGATGTCTTGTTTATAAAGCTgtgtttgttagtttttaatAATATGCTAGCATAGTAAGATTTTACACCAATATGTCATTGAGATTGGTGGAAGGAGAAAGGACACTGTGTGATCTCCCATAGTGCCTTATTAGGGGGGTTCATCCCTGTGCTCTGTCTGCCATGTTCTGTTCGATCACCTGATGGAAATCCTGAATCGTGGAACAATTTGGTCCTGCACTCCAGCAGTTTTCACAGTCGAGAGGTGACTGATTTTAAGAAGGATTTTGttactcattttaaaatacagggAAAAGTAAGTCCTATCCTGCAGAAATAAGTTCTGACTACCATTTACAAATACACAGTCACCTCACTTTCTTATTTACTTGGGTGTTTTTTCTCGGACAGTTATATCAACTGTTGGGTCCTAAGTTGTGCTTCACTTCAGGTATCGTCTTATGTATGAAATGGTACACATTTGATTTACTGACTTTTTGAGAATTTCCCAAATAACTGCACACAAGCATTTTTCTCCGTGACACCCTTTGTCTGATCTTTTACGACCCAGTTGTGCAATTTGGTAATCTTGGAGCTCTTACTGCCCCAGTCATTCCATGCCCATTGTTTGAAAAAGCTGCATCTGGCTGAGGTGATTGCATTGCAGTTTGTCTTCAGAGGCACGTGGAAATGAATCAGTTGGGAAAATGGCTTCCTATTGATTTTCTGTTAGTGTTCATTGGTTTTATGGTAATATTCCATGAGATCTCCGGATCCGTCAACTTCTGAGTGTAAAAGGGTAACTGTAAGGTGACCCTAAGAATAAAACACAATCACAAAAGCCATTAGGGTGCAAGTTagctttcttctgaaagatAACAGTTCAACTTCTGTTTTATCTCTCTATTAATCACTTCAGCTTTGCAGGGTTGTAAGGTAATTAACAaggagcagggaagagaaagaggaaaaagcattttatctgaaattattttgtatcCCTTCTTTATCGTTCTGTGAATTAACCTTAGTGATATTTTGCTAACTGGGTCTTCTACCTTCTGTTTTCAAGTATGCAGACCCAGTAGCCGACTTACTGGATCGCTGGGGTGTGTTCAGGGCAAGGCTATTTAGAGAATCCTGTGTTTTCCACCGGGGAAATTACGTGAAGGATCTGAGTCGGCTGGGACGTGAGCTGAGTAAAGTTATCATAGTGGATAATTCTCCTGCATCTTACATCTTCCATCCTGAAAATGCAGTAAGTACTCTTATTCCAGCACTCAAGCATAGCTTTGTCTTTCTGGTCCATTCCCAGACCTTCCTGATTTGTAAAATGCACTTTCAGAACGCTAACATTTCTTGTTCCTGTGTCTTCTTAGGCTGCAGGTAGGTTCTGGTGAAGGGCTGTGCCAAATAGATCTTGACAGTGTGTCACAGTCACGACTGTTCATCTGCTTTCAGTTTTAGCTTTTGGCATGAAGTCCATCAGTTTTGAGAAATACCAAGCAGTGCAGAACCTGCACTGCTAACTTAGCTCTAAAAAGTAAAGTTGCCCTCCAGTGTCATTTTTGTCCTTTGGAGAGGTGGCTGTAGTAAGGACAGCTTGCTTCAACTGCTTTTGGTACTTATCTTCTTTCATTGTGGGggaagaaattgttttattaggaaaaaaaaatactgtttttctgatTGCTGTCTGTGTTCTGAATTCATGGctaaggggaagaaaaaaaaaatcaaggtccTGTCGTTTTACATTTGTAAGCATTTTTGTGCTAGCTTGCTTTAGAAATGTCAATCAGCAAATTCATCAGGTTTCAGAAATAAGGATAAAAATCAGGCAATGGATCTTAATGGAGAAAAAGCAGGAGCAGTGCACGTTTTCAGAGTGATTCGACTCCAGAAGCTGTGATGGAATGGCCTGGCACTTGGCTCCTTCCATTGCTGCTGTAGTACAGATGTGTTTTGTCACTGCCTGGACAGCAAGCTGGAACTTCCCTTATATCTACTGGCTCGTAAACAACTGGGCTGTGTTGTGTTTCTTTGATGATTTTAGGCTGCCTTTTCTGCGAGCTTTTAAAATTAGTGTAGGAAACTTTTATGAGGGATGGTGTTTTGCAGGGTTCTGCCTCCCCAGATAACATTTTTTTGTCTGAACTTCTTTATCTTACACAGTAAGCTTTTAAATTCCCATCTTAATACTGTGCTGAACCTGAACCATTAGGTGAAAACGTGTTTTCTTCTGGTTGGTGCCACACGTGGTTTAAAGTTGCTATTTATAATAACCAGGAGCTGTAAGTCTAATTTATGTTCacagttaaaattaaaaacctcATCCAGATCGTCATTTGGTATCTCGGAGCTCAGTGCCAAGAAAATAATGAGCTGTAGAAATCTGGGAGGTGAAATTAAAGACTGTCAGAATGGTTTAATCATGTATAGGAAAGTGCTGCTATCTGACTGATAGCTGAGGCTCTGCAGAAACCAAAGCGAGCAACTTAGATCCAAGATAGTCTTTAAAAGACTTCAGTACTCCCTCACAGTGAAGATGCacacaactccttccccaaACCCAGCCCACATTTAAAGTTTAGATGTTATTAGATGCGTTGTTTTCTGAACCCACTCCCCAGGTTTTGTCTTTTAATTGGAGGGAGCTGTTCAGTATTTGCTGTTCAGTTTTCCTCCTTAGCCTCATGTGCCAGAAGAGGCTGTTGCTGCATGCCAGTGTTCAGTGACTCACACTGATAATactgagaggggaaaaaaagacttgctTGTAAATGAATTTTTCCAGGTGGGGTATCATTGCAGCTATATGAGCTAAATCTACGCAGGCAGAGCTTGCACACTTCCTTCACATCAAGAAGTCTTGATAGCACTGTTGGTTGTCTGTTTCAGGTGCCTGTGCAGTCCTGGTTTGATGACATGACAGACACAGAGCTGCTAGATCTTATTCCTTTCTTTGAAGGACTaagcaaagaggaagaagttTACAGTATGCTTCATAAACTCTGCAACAGGTAGCCCTTAACTTTGACTGACTTCTGCTACTAGATTGCAGTTGCTAGAGGATGTCTCCATCTTTTTCAGCTCTTTCAAATGTAAGCTTTGGGGAGGTCACTCCTGTCAGAAGTGCTACTCTCGATCTTCCTGTTACATTGGACACAAAGGACAATCATGAGTGATGCTATTAAGCCTTCAGAAGCCTGACTCCTAAGGTCACGTGTTCAGACtactttttttaaaggagaaaaaaaaaaaaaaaaagaaaaaaagaaagctattttaaatgGGACTCTTTTAATGAATTTCATAAATGGACATCTTTTACTGGATcagcttttcttaaaacatgCCAAAAAAGAAGCTTGTATTTCAGCAGTTGaatttctctccctttcttcccctcccaCTATGCAGACAATTTTACCCCCCCTGCTTAGAGCAGTTGACCTGACTCTgaattttttcttacagaatgaAGTGCCTTTTTGAAtgttattttaagataaaaattcatttttgtatAAGACTTATTTCCAGACATCTTTTAGTCTTGTATTGTCTAAatgctttaaaaggaaaaaggaaaaaattttaTAGAGCACTGTAATatataacaaaggaaaaaaagttaaaaacaaagatgctGGGTTCCTGTCTCCACGCTGACATTAAGTTGTACTACGTTTTGTCATGCTCAGAAGGTTTAAGTGTTTGTGGGAGGGGGTGATTTGGGTCACTGAGGTGGTTTTGGATACAGCTTTGAACATATCTGCAGTTGTTTTGAGTATTAGGGAGTGACGGAATTGAGAAAATAGGGTGACAAATAGATCTAAAGCACCTTTAATTCTAGACAGATGAAGTTCTATTGTCTCTGCTTACGCACAACTGTCATGCCTCTCATCTTTTGGAAAATCATTATCTTGGGAGAATGGGGAGGAGATCTATTTATTAGTTTAAAATTCTTTCCTTAAAAAGAGACCCATCTGGGTAAGCTGGATCTGTATGGAGCTGTTTggagtacttttttcttttaattgctgCTACTGTATACTCACCAAATGGAGTTGACCATCGGCTGTTAAACTGTTTTTGCCACTGTGCCTGTGCtatgaaacattttctgtaaGCTGCAAACTTGGGCAATAAATAAAACGCAGGCTTCATAACCCTTATGTATTAATCCTATGGTATTCGAGATAccagaaaacacagtaaaaggTGACCTGCAAAGGAAATCTTATTAATCATCCTATTATTTGCTTCAGTTTAGatgaaatccttttttttgctatataaaaaagcaaaaagtattCTTCCCTTATCTgatctgcatttcttcttttccaaggTGTAATGTACAGGCAGGGAGCTATGTCAGGTCTTCCCAGAAGGGCAGAATTACCAGCCTAGATCGTCTCCAGAGTGGTCCTCTGCTTTGGAGCTGACTAAATCTCACTCTGAGGCTGGAATCCTGCTTAGCAGCTGTTCTTCTCAAGTGTCATCGGTACACTGGAATAActttgaaactattttaaaccctttgaaggaaaatgcacttatttgttttcctttccagcGTCaccttttaattattttccgCACCAGAAATCTACAAACGTAAAATTTGCAGCTATATTTGGTTGCCatcaaagaaaaccaaatgagAGGAGTTGGTGCTTCTAATTAGCGTAGTGCTAAATTCTGAGCAGCGGATCCCCCTttgcctttccctttcttcttgaAAAGTCTTGACAGACTTGggggggaaaataaaacaaaaaaagaaaaagcgaTGGACTCATCATCCTTGTCCAACCCATTGGTGAAGCAGCTTAAGGAATCCATTCATAGAAGGGCAGGCCAGCCTACACAGGCAGTGAGTAGGTTGGTGTGGGTGCAGTGTGAGCTGGGGGATGACCTGGCCCTCgcagtgagggtgatggaggCAGCCCAGGGACACTCGTGAGTCTGTGCGGCGTCACCGTTTTGTTTCCTCACCAGTTGGCATTACCTTAGTACTGTACGACTCCGTGCCACAACAAAAGACAAAGCTGACACttaaacatacaaaaaacagcaacaaaagcatACGTTgcttgggaaaaataaaaaacaacatgTGGATTCTGGTTAGTCCATTAACGTTGACTTTCAATTTGAGAttgtttaattttgtatttgaattcAGAGTAATGAAACTGTAAGCTGCCAAAAAGTTGTTCTCTGAGCAGTATTTTCAACTGTGTTTGTAGCTCCTGTGTTGCAGATGCAGTTTGCAGGGAAGTATTCAGGTCGTAGTTAGTTGTGCAGGTATGATAGGAATGgctgaaaatattcaaagacTTTCTCGCTAGCATTAGACCAAACAATCTTCCAATTAGATGATGAGTAACCCCCTGAGACGTCCCCGTTTTACGGTTGTAACCTGTTACATGTGAGATGAACACGTCGTCAGTTTGCATCTACGAAAGCAGCAATTTCATGAACCAGTTGCCTTAAGTCTGTGAATGAATGTTGATTATTCAAGTGTCTTGTATTGTTTTCGAATCCACATATAATGGACAACTGAACTTCTGTTCCAGGTTCTGGATGAACAGTTCTGATGACGCTCTGTACAAGAGCTCCACTTGTTCTGTGTGGTTTAGTTCAGCTCTTGAAATGCACAAATTTTGAGACAAAAAAACCCTTATTTTAGCTGAGTAAAGCATTAAAATGATACTTGGTGACAAAACAAAGGGGTGAAACCTAGCAACAGTTTTGATCTTCGCTAGCATTTTAGGGTTCTTTTCTGTGATGTCTGTTGTAGGTTTGTCGGTCTTGTCGTAGTTTCGGGGGCTTTTtcatttgatgttttttttaattcattcccATTGAAATAAAACTTGGAGTGCTCAGAGCTTTTCCTGGCTATTCAGATTTGGGCAAAGGGATCAAACCAtcacatttgtttattttgatgcTGTTGTCATACGTAAAAATCCACGTTTTTAAGTTAGCACGAATATCCATGCACTATATATTGAAAGCATCTAGAATCTAACAAAGCAATAGAGTTCTCTCAGCAAAGCCAGAGAAATGAGTGGAATGTCTGCAAGATTTGCGATACGGGTATTTGATTGTATTATAAATACAAGAtctcaaaaaattaaaataggagagaaaaagggttTCCTAAAGCTCTCCCGTGTTTCCAAGTGCAGTTAACgcaggcagggctggagctCAGCCTGGTTCTCAGCTGCATTCCTGGGTATCAGAGAAGCATTAAGGAGTCTTTTCCAGTTGATCGTTCAGTCCAGCGAAAGCAATGCTGCCTGACCTGAAATTCCGTTGTCCGTTTTATGTTGGGTTCACAAAGGTTTTTTGCCTGTAtaggtatttttaaatgaagctgTAAGGCAGAATGCCATCGATCCTTGAAACTCAACCGAAGCATTACGATTAAATTGCCATTTGTAAACTTAGGACTGTGCGTGGAATATTTGTCGGCCGCCGATTGAGGATGGCAGCAACGTGCTGCGTTCACCGAGGCGGCTTCGGAGGAGTCATCTCTTGTTTGGCCCTTCAGCCTTTCTTAAGCAGCAAAGTCATACGTGGAAGAAACTCAACACCTGGAGAGATGGGGTTGTCGGTGGAAACGGTCACTTTTATCACAGCATGATTCTGATGAGACTGGCTGGGGACAACGTATGGAAACGACAGCGGTGTGTACTGATGTTGCAGCTTTGGAAATGTcagtgtaaaacaaacaaacaaacaaaaaaaaaacccacaaacctGTAGCTATATAATTTCCAAACACGTAATCCTCTGTTTTACAGATTCTTTTTAACTAATAAAACACAGTACCGCACAGCCCTATTTGTAAAACAAACC encodes the following:
- the CTDSPL gene encoding CTD small phosphatase-like protein isoform X2 — protein: MDNPSIITQVTNPKEEEILSCAQDKVSQCNISLKKQRSRSIFSTLFCCFRDYNVEPPSTNSTSALPPLVEENGGLQKPPAKYLLPELTASDYGKKCVVIDLDETLVHSSFKPISNADFIVPVEIDGTIHQVYVLKRPHVDEFLQRMGELFECVLFTASLAKYADPVADLLDRWGVFRARLFRESCVFHRGNYVKDLSRLGRELSKVIIVDNSPASYIFHPENAVPVQSWFDDMTDTELLDLIPFFEGLSKEEEVYSMLHKLCNR
- the CTDSPL gene encoding CTD small phosphatase-like protein isoform X3, whose product is MSQCNISLKKQRSRSIFSTLFCCFRDYNVEPPSTNSTSALPPLVEENGGLQKGDQMQVMPIPSPPAKYLLPELTASDYGKKCVVIDLDETLVHSSFKPISNADFIVPVEIDGTIHQVYVLKRPHVDEFLQRMGELFECVLFTASLAKYADPVADLLDRWGVFRARLFRESCVFHRGNYVKDLSRLGRELSKVIIVDNSPASYIFHPENAVPVQSWFDDMTDTELLDLIPFFEGLSKEEEVYSMLHKLCNR